The sequence GAATTCTACTCTTACCAACCCTTCCAGATCTTTATTCTTCTCAGCTACCTTCTGTTCTGAGCCTTCATAGGTTTTCACAATCAATCGACCTTCATCATCAGAGATAGAATCTCCCATCTCTTCGCACATGATTTGGGGCAATGAATTGAAAAGCTGATTATTGAACGTAACCACATTCTTGGCACTTCTATAATTGGTGCTTTTGGTTGGATCAATAGCAGTTTGAGAGATCTCTTTTTGAACAGCTTCCAGTAACAACGTAGGATCTCCTCCTCTCCAACCATAGATAGATTGCTTCGCGTCTCCCACAATAACATTCTCATGACCATTGGCCAAACTCTCCTCTAGCAACGGACGAAAGTTATTCCATTGAAATTGAGAGGTGTCTTGAAACTCATCTATCAAAAAGTGCGAATACCATGTACCTACTTTCTCATAGATAAATGGAGATCCGCTATCGTCAATAATCTGCGAAAGAAAATCCGGTAAATCTGAAATCATGATCACTTCTTCTTCGCGCTTATATTCTTGAAGCTTTTGTGACAGGTCTGTCATCAGGCCAAGTGTATATAAGTGCTTCAGAACAGCATTAGCTGTGTAATAATCCGATCTACTCTTTTCTATGTACGCTATGGCTTCATTCATCAATGGATTGAAAGAAGTTCCAGCTATATGAATGATTTGATCTTTAAGCTTGCTTGATTTTGAGGTCCAGTTTTCCGGATCATTTCTCGCTGCTTCTACCCTCTTAGTCAATAGGCTATCGTATTCTTTTCGTTGAAGCTTAGGAAAGAAACCTCCCGGGCCTGCTGCTTTGTACATTAAGTCGTCCATCGAAAGGCCGGCCCCTTGCAATGCCTCATTAAACCGTTCAGCAATTTCAATCAGATGATTCTCAAAGATTTTCTTTGTCTTGATTAATTCCCCTTTCAGGTTTTTTATCTTTTTCTTTACTTGTTCATCTGCAAATTGATCTTGAGGTAGTTTCTTAAACTCTTCTTGAAATAATTGCTTAGCCAGTTTACTTACCTGTCCTTTTGTCTCATATCCTTCTCCATCAGACAGCCCTTCCATAGAGAACTCTACCAGCCAATCCCGTAATTGCTTATTATTCTCCACCCCTTCATACACTGTAGATGTAATAAACTCGGCAACTTTATCAGTATCTAACTCTATGCCGAAGCTTCCTTGCAAACCAATTTCCCGCGAAAATGAACGGATTACCCGATGAAAGAAAGTATCAATGGTTGTTATATTGAAGTAACTATAATGATGCAGCAGGTGCGTCAGTGATTCGTTGGCAGCTTTTATGATTTGTTCTTTTGGCTTGTTAAGATCCTTTTCAAAGGTTGAAATTAATTCATGCTCTCCCTTGGCTATGTTGATCAGAAATTCTAGAACGCGCTCTTTCATCTCTTCCGCCGCTCTATTCGTAAAGGTTACTGCCAGTATTTTTTGATAGTATTCCTTGGAGCGAAGTGCCAACTTCAAATATTCCTTAGCGAGTGTGTAGGTTTTTCCTGAACCTGCAGATGATCGATAGATGGTAAGCGACATGTTACGAAAATAGTTTGAAGCTGCATCTATGCCTTCAAAAGACCTCATTAGTTATCCACAAATAGGGCTATTCGTCATTTAAATAGCGTTACTCATCTAATATGAATCCTAATATTACCTGAATGTTAACAAAAGA is a genomic window of Marinobacter alexandrii containing:
- a CDS encoding UvrD-helicase domain-containing protein, which produces MRSFEGIDAASNYFRNMSLTIYRSSAGSGKTYTLAKEYLKLALRSKEYYQKILAVTFTNRAAEEMKERVLEFLINIAKGEHELISTFEKDLNKPKEQIIKAANESLTHLLHHYSYFNITTIDTFFHRVIRSFSREIGLQGSFGIELDTDKVAEFITSTVYEGVENNKQLRDWLVEFSMEGLSDGEGYETKGQVSKLAKQLFQEEFKKLPQDQFADEQVKKKIKNLKGELIKTKKIFENHLIEIAERFNEALQGAGLSMDDLMYKAAGPGGFFPKLQRKEYDSLLTKRVEAARNDPENWTSKSSKLKDQIIHIAGTSFNPLMNEAIAYIEKSRSDYYTANAVLKHLYTLGLMTDLSQKLQEYKREEEVIMISDLPDFLSQIIDDSGSPFIYEKVGTWYSHFLIDEFQDTSQFQWNNFRPLLEESLANGHENVIVGDAKQSIYGWRGGDPTLLLEAVQKEISQTAIDPTKSTNYRSAKNVVTFNNQLFNSLPQIMCEEMGDSISDDEGRLIVKTYEGSEQKVAEKNKDLEGLVRVEFLESEKSEWKKDAMDRTVQTMESLLKEGHKLNDMAVLVRSNREATDIVNYVLDYRRMNDTQIEVISAEGMLLENAAVVQLLLSAFRHLINSNDISIQADLTYRYQKTIKQRDFSNHTDFSKLGYGGLPSSFTKYKQHLLHLPILELVEVLIRTFELNTLESEFVYLQAFQDAVLEYTKNNRSDLRLFIEWWEDNGKKRSVQLTGALDAVEVITSHKSKGLQYPIVFVPFCNFDMNSRSKPVWYQSPYNEGENLPVDYKSELENTKFVESYQKEFAKWHLESLNVLYVAFTRAENGLFVFCEPPPSKKEKMYSNASKLLWSFFERNAIDGWSEEQKVFSVGSIPIKHRESTDEMIKLENYTSNKWSNKLQVRKTGKAYYDDEVEKSRNEGILLHQILSEIIHHEDTKDVLDRYERSMQITKEDRKRYETLITNLWKDETIKSWFNGKGEVKTEVVVLPKDGEVKRMDRVVIDGNKATVIDFKSGLPKSQDNKQLKEYTQLLTEMGYRTEGYLLYLGSGEVREI